The genomic interval TCCGTCACTTTCGGTAACTGACTCTGGCTGTGTTTCGTGGGTTTTTTAGGGGTtcatttttacaaagaaaaggattaTGGATTGTAGCTTATTATCCAATTCCGTTAAATACGTCCTGAGAACTGTGTAAGTTTAAAATAAGCAAAGAGTTGGTCctaaaaagtagaaaaaaagggGTGTTCCTACCATGAGGATGGCCAGCGGGAACAAGAAACCGATGGTGAAGCGGTAGTAGTTGATGGAATATTCCCAAGGTTGCATGGGGTAGTGTTCGAAGCAAAGCGATTGGTTCTTTGGATTTTTGCTCAGCTCTTTGTGATGGAAGAAAACCACGCCCACGGCAATCTCTTTACACCAGACGATGGCGCTGAAAACACAAGCCGCTCTCATGGAACGCAAAAAGGCGAACCTGCGGGGAGGGAATTTGTGATCAAGGCCCGGAATTCAACGACAAACCGTCCACGGCTCGTGGACAACCTGAGCGGGTGAACGACGGCCAGGTAGCGGTCCAGACTTATGCAGCACAGGAATCCAATGCTGATGTAGATGTTCTGGTAGAGAAGAAATCCGCATAATTGACACAGCCATTCCCTGTGACGCCAATCGTCGTCCTGCAAGCACAAAGCGCACAAAAATACATTCTGTTGAACAAAGGGGGGGAAAATGTAACCACTTTAGCGTTGCCCAAATAAGATTAGATTTTCCTCTTCACAAAACTACTCAAGTAAAAAGCATGTAGGGCGCGGTAAAGCGACCATATTTTGCGCACTATAACGCGCGACTAAATGACGTCCATTTTCTCCAAAGCCTTATGTAGGGGTCAATATTGTATGAATTTCCCTTTGGCACAGTTCCATCGAGtgaatgtataacacaaccccttactactactactgttccATCTAATGGATCTATAACAaaatcctaaccactactactacagcttcatctagtggatgtattgCACAAATCCtaaccattactactactacagcttcaaCTAGTGTATGTATAAAACAAtccccaactactactactaccattccATCTATAGGATAAAAAACACAACTCCTTACCACTACAACTACTGTGTATCACACAAAACCtaaccattactactactagagCTTCATATAgtgtatgtataacacaatcccccattactactactactaccaccactactctcgctactactaccaccactactctcgctactactaccaccactactctcgctactactaccaccaccactactctcgctactactactactaccaccactactctcgctactaccactactctcgctactaccactactctcgctaccactactaccactactctcgctaccactactaccaccactactctcactactactactaccaccaccactactactaccacaactactctcgctactactactactaccaccactactactaccaccaccaccaccactactcctaccaccaccaccactactactactactactctcactactactactaccactactctcactactactactactactaccacacctctcactactactactaccactactctcactactaccactaccactctcactactaccactactactacttctctcactactactactactctcactactactactctcactactactactctcactactactactactctcactactactactactcccactactactactactcccactactcctaccaccactactctcactactactactactctcaCCACTActctcactactactactatcaccactactactgtGTCTTATAACCCGGTGCACTTTCTatacaaaacacattttaagatgGGCCATTCATTGAAAGTGCGCCTTACAGTgtggaaaaatacggtacacaaacaaagtgtatttttctccaaaagtcAATGCAacgaaattttttttttttttttaaaactgaaagCATTAGAGTGAGTTTACCTGAAAAAAGTACTGGAGCCAGAGGGGTAACGAGGCCAGGTAGAAGAGATCCGACAGGGTCAGGTTGATCAAGTAAACCGCCAGCTCGTTCTTTTGCTTTAGCTGCAGCGCTGCGTGGTACAGAGAGTACACATTGGAGGGAACGCCAACCTACCGGTGGGGAAACGCATTTTTAATACCAACAACTTCAAATAAACGGTACCAAAAATGCTCTAATTAATGCCATTCATCACGTCAACGAGTCCCAACAAAACACGAtaaagctgtatttttttttttgcaacttccatttcttttgttaacacTACCTTGGTAATAGCGGTTATGCTCATGAAAATGGAATTCTAAATACAAATCCTAAACAAATACTAAATTTCCAACAGCGCGACGCAACTACGGTAACGTGAAACCACGGCAATGGAAGCGGCCTAATCGCAAAACATGGTGTCCTATTAACGCTATCGTTCCTGAGCGATGCGAGCGCTAAACGTAAATATTTAGTAAAAGCACACACTTACCAATAGTACAAAGATGTACACAAAGCAAAAGAGGTTCTGGTGGATTTCGTGGCTAATGGTGCAGTTCATGATGTCCTCTTGAGGCATAATGAATAAGCTAGCTAGAAGCTAGCTCGGATCACTTTTTTTAGCATGACCACATGTCATTATAGTCACAAAATACTCTGAACTTGTCTTTGTGGAATGCCGTCCTAAAAGAAAGGAGGGAAAAAGGTGTTTTaggcataataataataataaagaaaaaaacagattttagcATGTGGGGAGGTTAGCTCAATTTAAAGTATGCTAAGAGCATTGCGGAatagttagtgtgtgtgtgtatatatatatatatatatatatatatatatatatatatatatatatatatatatatatatatatatatatatatatatgtgtgtgtgtatatgtatatatacatgtgtatatatatatgtgtgtatatacacatatatatacacaaatatgtgTATATTGGCTAGGCTAAAAAGTTATGATACATTGACTCACatatatgtgtgaatgtgtgtgtatatgtatatatgcatgtgtatatatgtatgtgtgtgtatatatatatatatatatatgtgtgtgtatatatatatatgtacacacatgtatacacacacatatacatagatatacacacataaatatgtGTATACTGGCTAGGCTAAAAAGTTATGATACATtgactcatatatatatatatatatatatatatgtgtgtgtgtatgttgtatatgtgtgtatatgtatatatatgtatgtatatatatatatatatatgtatgtgtatatatatatatatatatatatatatatatatatatatatatatacacacacacatatacacatacacacatatatgtatatatatatatgtgtatatatatacacacatatatacatatatatacacacataaatgTGTATATTGGCTAGGCTAAAAAGTTATGATACATTGACTTCTATTGAATTAGATATGAAGTAGACTGGTAAAACTCCAGACCCTTTTCAAAATGATCTCCGAGGTGCCGGTATCGACGACAAAAGTCCAATCCGTTTTTCGATGGGGTGTTTATCGCCGCcattggcagtgaaacatgattattAAATGCCAGTCGTCgcatttgaaatggattatCTATCATTAGCAATGGCAGTGGCAGTGCGGGAGTGATTCAAATAAAGGTGACGGTGAATATTAGTCAACTCACCCCAAGTGGAAGCCACGTCAAAATGATCCCGACTTGTCCTGACGGACTCTTTTATGGCAAGTGTGCACGAGCGCGTTCGtggaaggaggaagaggaggacgaggaggaggaggagtacaTTTGCCAATGATGTCACTTGTGAGCCAAACATTCTCATTCCTTCGACTGCCGCatgaaattggacgtctaggaccatcaatggcagccactccGTGAAATGCCTGGATGGGGGAAAACAAATGGGTCAATGGGAGTATTTACAAAGTCTGAAACTGTTTTAATGTGCCATAAGGGAGTTTGGGAAAGTGCAATTTCAAATAAGGGAAtgcatgaaaaatggaaaataataaatgactaccgatacaaaaataagaaatttggtttttttttaaatcatgcaaaaatACATCATTTAATAGGAgctcaaaataataatgaatatgaatgcaggaatagaaataaaagtggaaatagaaaaataaatactatatgAATTAAACgttttttattcatattcaatttcattttgatgtagctatttctatatttatttgattttttttcagtcctatttcttatttttgtatttatagtcatttttatttccactttttttattttgccagcTTTGTTTGGTTCTTTCTCTATACTTtggataaaaacatgtttttttattcaaagagaAAGGCAGAAAGaaacaacagatt from Stigmatopora argus isolate UIUO_Sarg chromosome 15, RoL_Sarg_1.0, whole genome shotgun sequence carries:
- the LOC144089499 gene encoding G-protein coupled receptor 68-like — protein: MPQEDIMNCTISHEIHQNLFCFVYIFVLLVGVPSNVYSLYHAALQLKQKNELAVYLINLTLSDLFYLASLPLWLQYFFQDDDWRHREWLCQLCGFLLYQNIYISIGFLCCISLDRYLAVVHPLRFAFLRSMRAACVFSAIVWCKEIAVGVVFFHHKELSKNPKNQSLCFEHYPMQPWEYSINYYRFTIGFLFPLAILMISYLRVLRTVGQSAGAQPDQKNRIRQLVSSTILIFLICFSPYHVFLLVRTLLERDCAFITGIFNYYHLALLLTSLNCVADPVLYCFVSESARQDLSGVVFGPATRVLHCRGGTATADENRAPEAVVGKGITFGELQQSSNDGGMGGVKGQVVHLHGQMGSFATADVKMDSS